The sequence agtttaaacaatcccattgaattccaccacttaattgtatcctgacagatattatacctacgcatagtataaatagtgtaagctgcgatcattttcttcaagtcgagtcaagtacaagacactgaagacggccttactgttgaggtcgaaatacgtatctgtcaggatacaatcaagtggtggaattcaatgggattgttgaaactcgtcttatgacaggataCAACATTGTTTACAGGGGGCAAATTTTCACCTTGTTTACGTGAGATGCATCCTGATAAGTCGTTCATACTTCATTGTTTAATTagtaattaattttcatttgttttttagttTTAGATGATTCAATTCAATATCAAAACTAAATAAGATGAAGGCAAATGGATAATATATAAAAAGAGTCCTACCTACATAGACATAAACAATAATTTATGTTGTTCTATTTCAGATGATTACGAATATTCATGCAGGTTCGAAGTCATACATGTGTccaaaataaagattatttattacgaattcaaaaaaacaattgaaatcCGGCTACTTCGAAGCACCTACAAATAGTTCTTCTGATAAATGTGAGCTTTCTAGCattatttgaaaactatttaATCGTTGTTAAGTCCACGGACCATGACAATACTCTAGCTTGGCGCTGTTTCTTTAACTCAAGACCGATTGTTATTTCATCATATTTATTATTGAtgatcttttaataatttgatgtTACTTTATTTTACTGCCTCAAATGGTGGGATGCAATATGGGAAATAAAATATGACACTGGGGAAACGACATTTAGTTTTTGAAGTAAAATCGGATTTGATCGCCtaggaaataaaaataaagttctGTCTATACTACTATTTCATCTAACTTGGAACGTTAAAGTGTAACTATTAATTTATTAGCGTAATGTTAATAACATTTCCATTCGTTTTGGCTCTTAACGGACGAACCGAACTCAACACGTCTGAAGCCGCTCCATTGAACTTCAATGTACAGCCACTGAGGCTTGATGTCTTCGATGCCTTCATGGCAGACACACGTCAGGATCATAGCCATGGGAAGGTCATTTTACATCGAATGGTTCTTTCTTCTCCTTGCACGTCCCTGTTGTTTAGCCGAGAACCAAGAACGTTGAACAGGGCCATTGTTTTATGAAGCGATTTTGAATGGTACTTGACTTAGATCGAATTATCGAATTCTATCAAGTTCCAGATCCATTTTAGACGTGCATGTCGAAGAAACAGGATAGGTGTCTCTTTAACCTTGAATATAACTTAAATCAAATAATAAGGCTTCTTGAATAAAAATATAGTAAAATTTGAATACCTATTCACTGGAAACAACTCTTCTTTGGATATAAACagaaacaatgagacaaaaTATGACATTTTAAAACGATCCAATGACTACTATAACGACGCTATAATGGTTGTACACAGCATGTGTCAAAATTGAACTACCATAGTTGATCCGTAGctataataaaaagctggattctTTCAGATGGAAAAAATCCAAATAATGTCCAAATAATAATTCCATGCAAAAACACCGCCACAATTTTTAGCTGGAGTCTAGGCTGAGATGATATTCATAATTTTAAGACAGGCACATTGAATTCGCTACATGGAGGATTTTGGAGAATATCTCTATTGCAAGTCATctttttacttctgaaattcaatttttatgcAAAAAAGAAATAATGTTTTTGCCCTGAAAACGAAGGTCTGGCTGTTAATAAATGTCATTCCtatgaggaaaattaaaatactTCTTTCCAGAGGGAATTGTCACGTATGCATCACATAGAAGAACTTCTAGACAAAAGCTCAATTTTATTTCACTTGCAAAAAATTGTCAAATTACCAATATGTTTCCCTTAGAGCGAAACAAccacagtcgcgattcgctggttgggattttaatattTGGGCCACTTTCATGGggtcatggcccaactaaaaagtaacCTTACGTCAGAATttaatgtaaacacggaaaacgggttTGAGCGTctctggacatcatttgtgttgttcaagtcgaaatacacgtgtttaaatggctgtcagttgacccaactaaaaaaccgaattcgttaatTGCGTCGAGGTTGCGACCCAACCAGTGAATCGCGACTGTATGCAAATTTCTGTTCAGTTTAGATTGGGTAAGTGAGTAAAGTTTAATTCAATAGATTTGCAAAGACATTACgcattctattttttttcccTTCAGGCGAGacgaatgaatttttttttctggatttcaattaaaactgatttttttccgaatttgTGAAACCTtgtattttttactattttttcccCATCAAACGCATCAATTTTTGTTCATCATTGTAGATGATCTAAACACAGCTGGCAGCCCAAGACGAATCGACAAGTGCaataatcttgcaaatcggtccactcATTAGTGAGTTATAAATATTGCCCCAAACGAAATGCAAATTcattttatataaatatttataaagatgaattacagtcgcgattcgctggttgggccacaacCTCGACTCAATTAACGAATTCgtttttttagttgggtcaactgacagccatttaaacacgtgtatttcgacttgaacatcacaaatgatgtccagagACGCTCAAACCCGTTTTACATTAAATTCTGACGTAAGgttactttttagttgggccatgacccaaccagcggaggccctaATAAAAAGTGGCCCAAGTATTAAAAttccaaccagcgaatcgcgactgtatttATCTGATGCGGTTTTGTCGGTTTTgtcaagatattttagttaccagataaagattgtagCTGTTCGAagcatgtgtggtacctaactgtcaaatcgtatataTTTTTCCTTACTTGACATATAGACCCCCTATCCTCGTCACCAAAAGATgatccggacagcgacaatctttattgacttaatttaattcatgaaaaaatgttacttaggtccttttgaaaagttaagcgagattttttcaattatcatctttctgcttcttcttcttcatgcatcatcaaagcgccaattaagCGAATAAAAATGTTGACGGAAAAGGTCAATTTATTCAATACGAGATAAATCGACAAAATGATTgtatctataaaaaaaacacccCTAGTCATTGCTAAATACAGTGTTGCCATTGTCGCGTAAAAGTTATGCTTTTTTGTAATTTCGTGCTTTGTTTCGAATTATGAATGGAAACTCGGGACCATGCACAACACGACGTGCCATTGGTGGAAACGATGGAAACAATAAAACCAACCAAACGGGGCCAAATGGCAGCCATACACATATTGTAACGGGAATGTGTGTAAATATTGGAGTGTAAATACCTTTAACGTCGTAtgtgttaaaaaaaattcttgatcgattttgaattttttttgttcaatggATTGGGACCTTATTGGcaaaaaacaaagtttttttttattaattctggaacgcaatgaccaacCGAGCAAATTGTGAATAACAAATAACTAGACCGCATTCCGTGTCGATTGCAAGGACCAAATAGGATAATgcttagtcgattggtatatataacactatgggtatccgagccttctatcataaattcggttttggagtgatcctttTGCCTTAACATACCTTAACATAAGTATACtttgtatatgagaaaggcGAAAAGTGCAGTTCCTGTTACTGTTACCAACGCTTAATTTACATTCCAACCGAATCGCTTGGCACATGGTCAATATCTCAGGTTTCTAAAAGTACAAAATATAGTACAAAATAATACGTTTGGTTAAAATGCGGTCATGTAATTAACGTTGAGGACGTAATAAGACttcaaattatgcttgatataTCGTTAAAAATACGCTGGAGCAAATTCCTTTAACAAGATGCCAGAGGTggtattccgacaggaattttcGTCAGGCAATTACGCCCTAAAATGAGACAAAGTTTGCCTCCGTCTATGTTGAATCTGTTGAATAATCTTATAATAAtcaataattatatttattgaaattaAACGAAAAAGCAAATCCGCATTGGTTCCCAGTGCAATTACGATTGTTCCGTTCATTAatagagtagcaactacgaaatgtacAGCTCATGCTCAAACACAAAATTGCACAAATGTATttagaaaaggaagaaataatcttattcttcttattggcattacatccccacactgggacagagccgcctcgcagcttagtgttcattaagcacttgcaCATTTATtcactgcgaagtttctaagccaagttaccatttttgcattcgtatatcatgaggctagcacgatgattaatgtgaccagcaagcgtcctgcgaaacgcgggacgcctgtCTGGATTGGGTTACTGGCTTGAAAGTGGTtcctccaaaagtgcatttcgcatagattttggcccaaaaaaaattagaaaaatatttgtaaggctgtatggATTGCAATAAgtttgtaaaacgaagttgaaaaatgcagcgtcccgcgaaacgcgtctggacgtctggtcacattaacgatgatacttttatgcccagggaagtcgagacaatttccaatccgaaaattgcctagaccggcaccgggaatcgaacccagccacccttagcatggtcttgctttgtagccgcgcatcttaccgcacggctaaggagggctcctaggaagaaataataacacagaataaataagaaagaaaatacAAATAACCTTCCAgtttatttttttactcaaaGGAATATTTCTTCGTGATCTTAGGGAATGTACGAATTATGCGTACAAAATcacaaatttgtttttaaatcggaacctattttattatttattctgaaCTTATTTGGTATACCTACCTACATACCTTTTTCACTTAATTTTATTCTgtaatattattttctattcgtaatttatttacaaatattATTCTCAATTCTATTATATAGATTATTCCTTGCAATCTTCTGATGTGGTCTATTCTATTCTAAATTAGGTTATTGAGCATCATAAAGCATGAGAATAGCAAATGTTCAACTAACGGTCAATCAATCAACAACAGTGGATACAAATGTTCAAATTCTTATCGTAAAGCGGTGCTTCTGCGCACGTGTTTCGTCCTACCAAAGTGTGATAACAAGGGGAAGGTTTTTCTCACCCATGTCATCCACCGTTCCAGTTGTACAGAAGGCTGGAAAATCGATAAATGACTCCCTTTCTTGAGTTGTCAAAATACAACACACAGGAAGGCACAGAAGTTCACCTGTGAGAAGTTTTCCTGcttttccgtttattttttcaaaattttgcttTGTCGTTGCCTCGATTTAAAATGTTGAAGTCCGAATTCCAGCATCAATTTTGGGTCACCAAAAAGGCGGTCCAACGGAAGCTCGGTAGGCGTGGTGTAACTTGCAATATGTACTCGCACTGCTCTAATGACGACATTCTCTGTTTTCGGTTTAGGCTCAAAAGAGGATGAAAATATAGTCGCTTCTGATGGAGAGCTCGACGCGAAAATTGAGCTATTCCAATCGGTGGCGGACAGTTCTCGGCAACTGTACCGCATCATCGACCAATATCAGGAAAGGGTATGCATACTAGCTCAGGAGGAAAACTCGTTGGGAAAATTCCTGCGCGAGGTCAGCAAGGAATGTCCCACCACGGGTAAACTGATGTCCAACACGGGCAAGGCAATCTCCTACTGTGGTCAGCAGCGTATTACGATTCGGGTGCCTTTGCTGCGACTGCATCATGACGTGCAAACCTTCAAGGGGCGTGCCGTGGTGGATACCCAGAAGACACTCCAACAGATGGAACGGGAACGCACCGAGTACCGGGCGGCGCTGAGCTGGATGAAATCAGTCAGCATACAGCTGGATCCGGACACTGGAAGGGGACTGGAAAAATTTCGCAAAGCGCAGCGACACGTTAAGACGGCCAAGACGAAGTTCGACAAGTactcgttggattgtttggagaAGGTAGGTGAAAACCTTcaacaatatttaaaaataatatcgaATTGACTTCCTCtacgaaaaatgtttttaatgaGCGACTGGTTACAGATTGATCTGCTAGCAGCTGCTAGATGCAACATGTTCTCCCACGCGTTGGTGGGCTATCAGAACTCGATGCTTCAGTTTGCGAAGAAGAGCAACGAAACATACAAAACAGCACTAAAGAGCCTCTCAAAGGACCCGCACTACAACTTTTCCATTCTAAAGGAACTCACTCAAGCGAACCCCAATACCAAGGAGGAGGAAACAGAAGGTCAGGACCAAGTGGACAAACCGGCAGACGATGATCAAATGCTGTTCTTTCAGgtgaaattatttattttcaaaatccaaaaaattgtaATCTAATCTATCAATTGTTCGCAGGACGAATTCAAAGACGAAGATGTCGAAAAGAAGCCAAATGAAGCTAAACCGACAAGTTTCAATCCGGATGATGACGATCAACTTCTCTCGGAAAATCCTGCGGCAACAAACCTTCTGTCGGACATTCCTCAGCTTGACCTTAACAACGAACTGAAATCCCGAACTGACCCAACTTCGGCTTCTGCAGACCTACTCGGTCTAACCATGGACGATGAATTTTCCGACTTCCTTTCCTCGCCGGCTCCGTTCATGCCATCGACTTTGCTCACAAATCCGGAAACCATCATACCGTCCACCTTGGATCACATTTCCGATCTCGAGCAGTTCCCTGCACCGATGAATCCGAAGTCCGAGAAGACATCACGTGACATGTTTGAAACTATACTGTCCCGCATCCCCAGGAGTTCCAACGCGAATGGAGTGGTAGCATCTGGTCATGCGCCGGATGCGAAGAAATCTCACAAAGATGGCAAGACGGGTAAGGATCTCTCCGGATGGTACCAGCTGTTCGCCGAGTTGGATCCGCTTTCCAATCCGGACGCAATTCCGTCCAAGGCTGATGTGCCCAACAACAGTTTGGCGGCTTAGTTGGGTGGCAAAATCAAACCGAGTATATGATGAATGACGACTCGCAGAATCAAGATGTTATTACTATGCATTGTGTTATCTAATTATGATTCCGATAGATTACGATGGTGATGAGCTCGCAGGACTATGCGATGTTCTTTTTATTAATCATATGTATAAGCTTCTTTGAATGTATGTACAACTATCACGTGCTTCACTAAtggaaatcaataaaaatcgcGTGAATGTGTAATACTAAAATAAGTACTCGCCAAGCATACACATTGTGAAAAACATATCTCTATTGTTGAATCCGGTGGCCTGCATGACACCCTTCTATCGTAATGGTGGATAACAGGCGCGATACTAACGCAGGGTGAAACAGCTTAATTAATATTTATTGGACTTCCGTATTGGTTGAGGGTTTAAATGCGAATGACAAAAATTAACGAATAGAGAAGGTGTGTCAATAACTCTTTGGTTGCTACGCTTGTTAGCAATTAACTCGATTAATGCTATTTCTAACATCCGTCTTAATCGGCTAATCCTATGCTAGATCTCAGCATCTGCAAACATCCAGATTCTAAAagtgaagccagagtaaacgcgacgtgcgatgcgacgcgacgcgactcacgtaaaagaataacaatc comes from Armigeres subalbatus isolate Guangzhou_Male chromosome 2, GZ_Asu_2, whole genome shotgun sequence and encodes:
- the LOC134215017 gene encoding islet cell autoantigen 1-like protein; translated protein: MLKSEFQHQFWVTKKAVQRKLGSKEDENIVASDGELDAKIELFQSVADSSRQLYRIIDQYQERVCILAQEENSLGKFLREVSKECPTTGKLMSNTGKAISYCGQQRITIRVPLLRLHHDVQTFKGRAVVDTQKTLQQMERERTEYRAALSWMKSVSIQLDPDTGRGLEKFRKAQRHVKTAKTKFDKYSLDCLEKIDLLAAARCNMFSHALVGYQNSMLQFAKKSNETYKTALKSLSKDPHYNFSILKELTQANPNTKEEETEGQDQVDKPADDDQMLFFQDEFKDEDVEKKPNEAKPTSFNPDDDDQLLSENPAATNLLSDIPQLDLNNELKSRTDPTSASADLLGLTMDDEFSDFLSSPAPFMPSTLLTNPETIIPSTLDHISDLEQFPAPMNPKSEKTSRDMFETILSRIPRSSNANGVVASGHAPDAKKSHKDGKTGKDLSGWYQLFAELDPLSNPDAIPSKADVPNNSLAA